From one Aggregicoccus sp. 17bor-14 genomic stretch:
- the argC gene encoding N-acetyl-gamma-glutamyl-phosphate reductase yields the protein MHKASVGIVGASGYAGMEATRLLAHHPYVDVRFVTSERWAGESVEARLGACGPVGRLTYGKNEDAVQLARGCDVVLLATPAEVSLALAPQLLSAGIRVIDLSGAFRLAHAGTYPRHYGFTHTAPELLGTAAYGMPELFRDSVPQARLVANPGCYPTAATLALAPLLAGGSNGNLIRAESLIVTAASGVTGAGRKASEDYSFTEVEGDFRAYKVLKHQHTPEIAQALGRCAGVPVGLTFTAQLLPVKRGILSTAVVSLRPGVGSGDFARAYQQAYAGEQFVQLLPSADHVNLKSVVGTNRCTIGFACDPDTGRAIVVSALDNLVKGAAGQAVQNLNLMLGLEETWGLTSLRAYHP from the coding sequence ATGCATAAGGCTTCGGTCGGCATCGTGGGCGCTTCGGGGTACGCAGGCATGGAGGCGACGCGCCTGCTCGCACACCACCCGTACGTGGACGTCCGCTTCGTCACCAGCGAGCGCTGGGCGGGCGAGAGCGTCGAGGCGCGGCTCGGGGCCTGCGGGCCGGTGGGCCGGCTCACCTACGGCAAGAACGAGGACGCGGTGCAGCTCGCGCGCGGCTGCGACGTGGTGCTGCTCGCCACGCCGGCCGAGGTCTCGCTCGCGCTCGCCCCGCAGCTGCTCTCGGCGGGCATCCGGGTCATCGACCTGTCCGGCGCCTTCCGCCTCGCGCACGCCGGCACCTACCCGCGCCACTACGGCTTCACCCACACCGCGCCCGAGCTGCTGGGCACCGCCGCCTACGGCATGCCCGAGCTGTTCCGCGACAGCGTGCCGCAGGCGCGCCTCGTGGCGAACCCCGGCTGCTACCCCACCGCCGCCACGCTCGCGCTCGCGCCGCTGCTTGCCGGAGGGTCAAACGGCAACCTCATCCGCGCCGAGAGCCTCATCGTCACCGCCGCCTCGGGCGTCACCGGCGCCGGCCGCAAGGCGAGCGAGGACTACAGCTTCACCGAGGTGGAGGGCGACTTCCGCGCCTACAAGGTCCTCAAGCACCAGCACACCCCGGAGATCGCCCAGGCCCTGGGCCGCTGCGCCGGCGTGCCCGTGGGGCTCACCTTCACCGCGCAGCTGCTGCCGGTGAAGCGCGGCATCCTCTCCACCGCCGTGGTCTCGCTGCGCCCGGGCGTGGGCAGCGGCGACTTCGCGCGCGCCTACCAGCAGGCCTACGCGGGCGAGCAGTTCGTGCAGCTGCTGCCCAGCGCGGACCACGTGAACCTCAAGAGCGTGGTGGGCACCAACCGCTGCACCATCGGCTTCGCGTGCGACCCGGACACGGGCCGCGCCATCGTCGTCAGCGCGCTGGACAACCTGGTGAAGGGCGCGGCCGGCCAGGCCGTGCAGAACCTCAACCTCATGCTCGGGCTGGAGGAGACCTGGGGTCTCACCTCCCT